In Terriglobales bacterium, the genomic stretch CAGGCGGCGTTCGTCCAAGAGCTGCCTGAAATGTTCGTGCCGATTGCGGGTGGGTGGGGAAGAATGGGAATGACTCACATCCGACTGTCTGTGGCGAATGAGGACGTGCTGCGCGGAGCGTTGCACACCGCGTGGAACTTGCGTGTGGAGAAGAATACAAAGGTGAGTGGAAAGAAAAGGTCGTCTGTGAAACGGAAGCGCGCGGCCACTACTCGGAGCACGAAACGTCGCTAACAGCCTTCGGTCAGAACTATTGATGTTGTGGCACAGCCGCCCTCGGCTGTGGCTCCGCCGAAAATGAGTTTCTAGAGAATGCTTTGGGTCAACAGTTCTTCTTGCGAGTCTTGATAGACTCTTTCGCGCTAGGGCGCCTTCTAGCTAGTCTTAGCCTTGGGCAGAGCCACAGCCGAGGGCGGCTGTGCCACAAG encodes the following:
- a CDS encoding MmcQ/YjbR family DNA-binding protein; its protein translation is MNAADFRRIALSLEGAEEGSHMGAADFRVGGRIFATLASQKQGYGNLMLTPEQQAAFVQELPEMFVPIAGGWGRMGMTHIRLSVANEDVLRGALHTAWNLRVEKNTKVSGKKRSSVKRKRAATTRSTKRR